In Candidatus Chlorohelix allophototropha, one DNA window encodes the following:
- the ppk2 gene encoding polyphosphate kinase 2 produces the protein MAKTKDNHIKNKKKRAENEVLSKPIILPDALEIHLNGEEESPKNLIRLTKPFYEKELKRLQFELVRLQYWVKERGQRLLILFEGRDAAGKGGTIKRIVEPLNPRGVRLVALGKPSDVERTQWYFQRYVAHLPAAGEIVIFDRSWYNRAGVEHVMGFCSDEEYWEFMRACPQFEKLLVSAGIHLIKYWLSVSDEEQEKRFQERSGNPAKLWKLSDMDLLSRERWVEYSKAKDKMMEYTDIPEARWYQVEANDKHRAHLNCINHLLSKFPYQEVLPQPVRLNPRPPADENYIRPPHNAHPIVTDFYLNKE, from the coding sequence ATGGCTAAAACAAAAGATAACCATATCAAAAATAAGAAAAAAAGGGCAGAGAATGAAGTGTTATCTAAGCCGATAATTCTTCCTGATGCACTCGAAATACATTTAAATGGAGAGGAGGAGTCGCCAAAAAACCTTATAAGACTGACTAAACCTTTCTATGAAAAGGAACTTAAGCGTCTGCAATTTGAATTGGTGCGCTTGCAATATTGGGTAAAAGAAAGGGGTCAACGGCTACTCATCCTTTTTGAAGGACGTGATGCCGCCGGTAAAGGGGGAACAATTAAGCGGATTGTTGAACCGCTCAACCCACGTGGCGTTAGGTTGGTGGCGCTGGGAAAACCTTCGGATGTGGAACGGACTCAATGGTACTTCCAACGTTATGTTGCACATTTGCCCGCCGCCGGTGAGATAGTTATCTTTGACCGTAGTTGGTACAACCGCGCGGGTGTAGAGCATGTAATGGGCTTTTGTAGCGATGAAGAATACTGGGAATTCATGCGCGCTTGCCCACAATTTGAGAAATTGCTGGTAAGCGCCGGGATTCATTTGATCAAATACTGGCTTTCAGTGAGCGATGAGGAACAGGAAAAACGTTTTCAGGAGCGTTCAGGTAATCCTGCCAAGCTGTGGAAACTGAGCGATATGGATCTTTTATCGCGCGAACGCTGGGTGGAGTATTCCAAAGCGAAAGACAAGATGATGGAATATACAGATATTCCCGAAGCACGCTGGTATCAAGTTGAAGCAAATGATAAGCACCGGGCGCATTTAAACTGTATTAACCATTTACTCAGCAAATTCCCATATCAGGAAGTATTGCCCCAACCAGTCAGGTTAAATCCACGTCCGCCTGCCGATGAAAATTATATACGCCCTCCGCACAACGCGCATCCGATTGTAACCGATTTCTATTTGAATAAGGAGTAA
- a CDS encoding PHA/PHB synthase family protein: MENTMKSSEAFSNIDRMVHAWAGRFNMGVPPAALMLAYLDWLVHLGTSPGKQAELLDNMQRNMQRLMLYASHSADPNAEPVIKPLPQDTRFNGAEWQKWPFNLYYQNFLMTEQWWHYATTGIPGVSRHNEDFLYFAARQLLDMVSPSNYVATNPEVLKATTLEGGANLVKGTSNFIEDWQRNIQGQKPAGAEKFKVGKNVAVTPGKVIYRNRLIELIQYSPTTDKVFAEPVLIVPACIMKYYILDLSPQNSLVKYLVDNGHTVFLISWKNPGAQDRDLGMEDYRTLGIMAALDVISAVVPDRKIHALGYCIGGTFLTIAASAMARDGDDRLQSVTLLAAQTDFTEAGELMLFIDESQVNYLEDIMWNQGYLDTKQMAGAFQLLRSNDLIWSRIINEYLLGHAEQLNDLMAWNADGTRLPYRMHSEYLRTLFLNNDLFEGRFKVGDRPIVLSDIRAPIFAVATSKDHVAPWRSVHKLMLPVDTDVTFVLTSGGHNSGIVSEPGHANRSYQISTRYSTDKYVDPDIWQAVTPVQKGSWWPTWQAWLAAHSSGKVEPPSIGSEGHYPAIAAAPGTYVLQQ; encoded by the coding sequence ATGGAAAACACAATGAAAAGCTCAGAAGCTTTTTCTAATATTGACCGAATGGTGCATGCATGGGCGGGGCGCTTCAATATGGGTGTACCCCCTGCAGCCCTCATGTTGGCATATTTGGATTGGCTAGTTCACCTTGGCACTTCACCGGGTAAACAAGCAGAATTATTAGACAATATGCAGCGCAATATGCAGCGTCTTATGCTTTACGCTTCCCACTCTGCTGATCCTAATGCAGAACCGGTAATCAAACCTCTGCCACAAGATACCCGCTTCAACGGGGCAGAATGGCAAAAATGGCCCTTTAACCTCTACTACCAAAATTTTCTAATGACCGAGCAATGGTGGCATTATGCCACTACCGGTATTCCGGGTGTTTCGCGACATAATGAGGACTTCCTTTACTTTGCGGCGCGACAATTGTTGGATATGGTATCGCCTTCAAATTATGTGGCTACCAACCCTGAAGTACTGAAAGCCACCACTTTAGAAGGCGGCGCTAACCTTGTAAAAGGGACTTCAAACTTCATAGAAGACTGGCAGCGTAACATACAGGGACAAAAACCGGCAGGCGCAGAAAAATTTAAAGTTGGTAAAAATGTAGCGGTTACACCCGGTAAAGTTATTTATCGCAACCGTCTTATAGAGTTAATTCAGTATTCTCCCACAACCGATAAAGTTTTTGCTGAACCTGTTTTGATAGTGCCAGCTTGCATCATGAAATATTACATCCTTGATCTTTCTCCACAAAATTCTCTGGTAAAATATTTGGTTGACAACGGGCATACTGTTTTTCTCATTTCGTGGAAAAACCCCGGCGCGCAAGACCGTGATCTTGGTATGGAGGATTATCGCACCTTGGGAATTATGGCAGCTCTAGATGTAATTTCGGCGGTTGTTCCTGATCGTAAAATTCATGCTTTAGGCTATTGTATTGGCGGTACTTTCCTGACAATTGCGGCTTCCGCCATGGCGCGAGACGGGGATGATCGCCTACAAAGTGTTACCTTATTGGCTGCTCAAACCGATTTTACCGAAGCAGGCGAATTGATGCTCTTTATTGACGAGAGCCAAGTAAATTATCTTGAAGATATTATGTGGAATCAGGGATATCTTGACACAAAACAAATGGCAGGGGCTTTCCAGTTATTGCGCTCTAATGATTTAATTTGGTCGCGCATAATCAATGAATATTTGCTGGGACATGCCGAACAGCTTAATGACTTGATGGCATGGAACGCAGATGGCACGCGATTACCCTATCGCATGCATTCTGAATATCTGCGTACCCTATTTTTGAACAATGACCTTTTTGAAGGACGTTTCAAAGTTGGTGATCGCCCGATTGTGTTAAGCGATATTCGCGCCCCCATCTTTGCAGTAGCTACCAGCAAAGATCATGTTGCACCTTGGCGTTCCGTACATAAACTTATGCTACCGGTGGATACGGATGTTACATTTGTACTGACCAGTGGTGGGCATAATTCGGGTATTGTCAGTGAACCGGGGCATGCGAACCGTTCCTACCAAATATCCACTCGCTACTCTACCGATAAATATGTTGATCCCGATATCTGGCAAGCAGTTACGCCAGTTCAAAAAGGTTCATGGTGGCCTACTTGGCAAGCTTGGTTGGCAGCGCATTCGAGCGGTAAGGTTGAGCCACCTTCCATTGGGTCAGAAGGTCATTACCCCGCGATTGCAGCCGCACCCGGTACTTATGTGCTGCAACAATAG
- a CDS encoding HypC/HybG/HupF family hydrogenase formation chaperone, with translation MCLAVPGQVKLMYEVGDIQMGKVDFSGIQKEVCLAYLPDIQVGDYVIVHVGFAITKLDEKSALETLALFQEIGLLEEELDSKV, from the coding sequence ATGTGTTTGGCTGTACCGGGTCAGGTTAAACTGATGTATGAAGTGGGTGATATACAAATGGGTAAGGTGGATTTCAGCGGAATACAGAAGGAAGTTTGCCTAGCGTATCTACCGGATATTCAGGTTGGCGATTATGTGATTGTGCATGTAGGTTTTGCTATCACTAAGCTTGACGAAAAATCGGCTCTGGAAACGCTGGCGCTCTTTCAGGAAATAGGGCTGCTGGAAGAAGAACTTGATTCTAAAGTATAG
- the hypD gene encoding hydrogenase formation protein HypD yields the protein MKYLSEFRDENLAKSMLDEIRRVTTRKWAIMEVCGGQTHSIIRNGIDQLLPSEIELIHGPGCPVCVTPLEMIDKALLIASRSEVIFCSFGDMLRVPGSSKDLFRVKSEGGDVRIVYSPLDALKLASENPTKEVVFFGIGFETTAPANAMTVFQAKRQGVKNFSMLVSHVLVPPAIEAILNSPHNRVQAFLAAGHVCSVMGYWQYEPLVEKYKVPIVVTGFEPLDVLEGIRRTILQLEAGRGEVENAYERAVNYEGNIPAQNLLKQVFEVTDQKWRGIGLIPASGWKLGESYREFDAAIKFEVADIQTQESALCHSGEVLQGMLKPNECPAFGKECTPRKPLGATMVSSEGACAAYYQNGRFINLEVVRK from the coding sequence ATGAAATATTTAAGTGAATTTCGCGATGAAAACCTGGCAAAATCAATGCTGGATGAAATACGCCGCGTTACCACCCGCAAGTGGGCAATTATGGAAGTATGCGGTGGACAGACCCACTCCATCATCCGCAACGGTATTGACCAGCTTTTGCCTTCTGAAATCGAACTGATTCACGGACCGGGTTGCCCGGTTTGTGTTACTCCTCTGGAAATGATAGATAAGGCTTTATTGATTGCTTCCCGCTCGGAGGTTATTTTTTGCTCGTTTGGCGATATGTTGCGGGTTCCGGGCAGTTCTAAAGATTTGTTTCGCGTGAAAAGCGAAGGAGGGGATGTACGTATCGTCTATTCTCCTTTGGATGCTCTGAAATTAGCCAGTGAAAACCCCACAAAAGAGGTGGTTTTCTTCGGGATAGGCTTTGAAACTACTGCTCCCGCCAATGCAATGACTGTTTTCCAAGCAAAACGACAGGGTGTGAAGAACTTTTCTATGTTGGTATCACATGTACTGGTGCCGCCCGCCATCGAAGCAATCCTTAATTCCCCCCATAATCGGGTGCAGGCTTTTCTAGCGGCTGGTCATGTGTGCAGTGTGATGGGTTACTGGCAATATGAACCGTTGGTAGAAAAATATAAAGTGCCAATCGTTGTAACCGGGTTTGAACCGCTCGATGTGCTGGAAGGGATTCGGCGCACGATTTTACAACTGGAGGCAGGACGCGGCGAAGTTGAGAACGCTTATGAGCGGGCTGTTAATTATGAGGGCAATATACCTGCGCAGAATTTGCTGAAACAGGTTTTTGAAGTTACCGATCAGAAATGGCGAGGAATTGGGCTGATACCTGCCAGCGGTTGGAAACTGGGCGAAAGTTACCGCGAATTTGATGCCGCTATTAAATTTGAGGTTGCTGATATCCAAACCCAAGAGTCGGCTTTGTGTCACAGCGGTGAAGTGCTTCAAGGGATGCTCAAGCCTAATGAATGTCCTGCTTTTGGCAAGGAATGTACCCCCCGCAAGCCGCTAGGGGCGACGATGGTTTCTTCAGAAGGGGCTTGCGCTGCTTATTATCAGAATGGTCGCTTTATCAATCTGGAAGTAGTAAGAAAATGA
- the hypE gene encoding hydrogenase expression/formation protein HypE, with translation MTDALNFEGWSCPLPLRDYPNIVMGHGGGGKLSAELVEHLFLPAFKNPTLQALGDSSVLEVLGGRLAFSTDSFVVQPLFFPGGSIGDLAINGTVNDLAMSGATPLYLSAGFIIEEGLSVAALHKIVEDMAIAARKAGVMLVTGDTKVVEKGHGDGIYINTSGIGLIPNGVNIAPNRAKPGDVVIVSGTIGDHGMAIMSVREGLEFETTLSSDSAALNGLVEVMLELTTDIHVLRDPTRGGVAATLNEIAKTSQVGISLDERKIPVKPEVASACELLGMDPLHVANEGKLIAIVPQHSADKLLEGMRKHPHGAGAVIIGEVVAQHPGVLVAKTGIGGTRVVDMQLGEQLPRIC, from the coding sequence ATGACCGATGCTTTGAATTTTGAAGGTTGGAGTTGCCCGTTACCTTTGCGCGATTATCCTAATATAGTGATGGGACATGGCGGTGGTGGCAAATTATCAGCCGAGTTGGTGGAACATCTTTTCCTGCCCGCTTTCAAGAATCCGACCCTACAAGCGTTGGGTGATTCTTCCGTGCTTGAAGTTTTGGGGGGACGTTTGGCTTTTTCCACCGATTCTTTTGTAGTACAACCGCTGTTTTTCCCTGGCGGTAGCATCGGAGATTTGGCGATAAACGGCACTGTAAATGATTTAGCCATGAGTGGCGCTACCCCTCTTTATCTCAGCGCCGGATTTATAATCGAGGAAGGCTTATCTGTAGCAGCTTTACATAAAATTGTTGAAGATATGGCAATAGCCGCCCGAAAAGCGGGCGTTATGCTGGTAACAGGCGATACCAAAGTGGTGGAAAAAGGTCATGGCGATGGTATCTATATCAATACCAGTGGCATCGGGCTTATTCCAAATGGAGTTAACATTGCCCCAAACCGCGCCAAACCGGGCGATGTGGTGATTGTCAGTGGTACAATCGGCGATCACGGTATGGCTATTATGAGCGTGCGCGAGGGTCTAGAATTTGAAACAACCCTTTCCAGCGACTCAGCGGCGCTCAACGGGTTGGTGGAAGTGATGCTGGAGCTTACCACCGATATTCATGTGCTACGAGACCCTACTAGAGGCGGAGTGGCAGCAACCCTAAACGAAATAGCCAAAACCTCACAGGTAGGAATTAGCCTTGATGAGCGAAAGATTCCGGTCAAGCCTGAAGTAGCTTCTGCCTGTGAATTACTGGGTATGGATCCATTGCATGTAGCTAATGAGGGCAAATTGATTGCAATTGTGCCGCAACATAGCGCCGATAAATTGCTTGAAGGTATGAGAAAGCATCCGCATGGCGCGGGCGCGGTTATTATTGGCGAAGTGGTGGCACAGCACCCCGGCGTGCTGGTGGCAAAAACAGGTATTGGTGGTACGCGGGTAGTTGATATGCAGCTTGGTGAACAATTACCCAGAATTTGTTAG
- a CDS encoding ATP-binding protein — translation MFKRVSKIPAEQTIKKYINLFQDSKAEKGAIVAKPSPTSNRGSYEWVLKNNMELSIKGLPDTVPEIIAQNCRELFKTAVGDLLVLGQLQEVNITISTSKFEEKSIFTPPILEEKVASKDKENSKPVPNKPSPSKNRITDEITLEERATQYKARPPLYSFDFLSLPEELKETLLSSIDSIRLDHKIFYEWNLRAIEPNPRTALNFFGPPGTGKTLAAHALAQYLGVPILTASYGQIESKYHGEGPKNVEALFFAAQRDKAVLFIDEADSLLSKRLTEVTQASEQAINAIRGQLMISLELYQGVVIFATNLIKSYDQAFETRVRYIHFPMPDEKSRREIWMKHLPKELPLGQDVSIEELARIEDVCGRDIKNAVIDAAIRTARHNRVFVGQQDLINAVERIKAARVSAIESE, via the coding sequence ATGTTCAAAAGAGTAAGCAAAATTCCAGCGGAGCAAACGATCAAAAAATATATAAATCTCTTCCAAGACTCAAAAGCTGAGAAGGGCGCAATAGTCGCAAAACCTTCGCCCACTTCTAACAGAGGCTCCTATGAATGGGTTTTAAAAAATAATATGGAGTTGAGTATTAAGGGATTGCCCGATACTGTCCCTGAAATCATTGCCCAAAACTGCCGGGAACTGTTTAAAACGGCGGTTGGCGACTTGCTAGTCCTAGGGCAGCTTCAGGAGGTCAATATAACCATCAGTACTTCAAAATTTGAAGAAAAATCCATTTTTACCCCGCCAATACTTGAGGAAAAGGTTGCCTCAAAAGATAAGGAAAATTCCAAACCTGTCCCGAATAAACCTAGCCCATCCAAAAATCGGATTACTGATGAGATAACCTTGGAAGAACGCGCAACCCAATATAAAGCCCGCCCACCGCTCTATTCCTTCGATTTTTTATCCCTTCCTGAGGAATTAAAAGAAACCTTACTTTCTTCTATTGACAGTATCCGGTTGGATCACAAAATTTTCTACGAATGGAATCTACGGGCAATTGAACCCAATCCCCGCACCGCTTTAAATTTCTTTGGACCTCCCGGAACAGGCAAAACGCTGGCAGCGCACGCCCTAGCACAATACCTAGGTGTGCCCATCTTGACCGCCAGTTATGGTCAGATTGAAAGTAAGTATCACGGGGAGGGACCAAAAAATGTGGAGGCGCTCTTCTTTGCCGCCCAACGAGATAAAGCCGTTCTGTTTATTGATGAAGCAGATTCTTTACTTTCAAAGAGGCTGACCGAAGTAACACAGGCTTCAGAACAGGCGATTAACGCTATTCGCGGTCAATTAATGATATCGTTAGAGCTTTACCAAGGGGTGGTTATTTTTGCCACAAACCTAATCAAAAGCTATGATCAGGCTTTTGAAACGCGGGTTCGCTATATCCATTTTCCGATGCCTGATGAAAAGAGTCGCCGGGAAATTTGGATGAAGCATTTACCCAAAGAGCTTCCGCTGGGGCAGGATGTATCAATTGAAGAACTAGCCAGAATTGAGGATGTTTGCGGACGTGATATAAAGAATGCAGTTATTGATGCTGCAATACGAACAGCCCGCCATAATCGGGTTTTCGTAGGTCAGCAAGACCTGATCAACGCAGTAGAACGAATTAAGGCAGCACGGGTTTCCGCAATCGAATCGGAATAG
- a CDS encoding thioredoxin domain-containing protein: protein MNNPYDENRFTNRLINETSPYLLQHAHNPVNWYPWGEEAFAKARAENKPVLLSVGYSACHWCHVMERESFENEEIAALMNENFVSIKVDREERPDIDSIYMEAVTALTGRGGWPMTVFLTPEGAPFYGGTYFPPDNRYSGMASFPQILNTLSDVFREQPEDIANNATELKNMLNSSLSERGVQTTGDLNVAMLNSATENLNAQFDTKKGGLGNAPKFPQAAALDYVLKSWRRNSSRKVLENLLLTLDRMAMGGMYDQLGGGFHRYSTDADWLVPHFEKMLYDNSQLSLLYLEAFLATGRGFYRQIAEHILEYIQREMTYPEGGFYSTQDADSEGEEGKFFVWSKREIEEILGVEDAAVICRFYNVSERGNWEGHNILHVTSPLQQIVQELGKSEDEIEEVLGFSLDKLFEVREQRIKPGRDEKILTSWNGLMLKSFAVAGRVLDNPAYIHIAKNNAEFVLKYLKKEGRLLRTFKDDVKGKQARLNAFLEDYAFFADGLLALYEATFDLRWLDEANYLAEVMLEQFWDETIKGFYDTSLDHEQLVTRPRNYMDNATPCGNSVAVEVLLKLALFTGQELYREKAASALESVAGLMPRQPLGFGRWLSATDFYLGEAKEIVIVGEPDAADTKALLRVIYNAYNPNKVVMLLPPGLDSQVVARYPLLEDRKMLDGKATAYVCQNFACLRPVTTPEGLAEQLGVALS from the coding sequence ATGAATAACCCATATGATGAAAATAGATTTACAAATCGACTGATAAATGAAACCAGTCCTTACCTCTTGCAACACGCCCACAACCCGGTGAACTGGTATCCGTGGGGTGAAGAGGCTTTTGCCAAAGCGCGTGCCGAAAACAAGCCTGTGCTGCTTTCAGTGGGTTACTCTGCTTGTCACTGGTGTCATGTGATGGAGCGAGAGTCTTTTGAAAATGAAGAAATCGCCGCTCTTATGAACGAAAACTTCGTTAGTATTAAAGTGGATCGCGAAGAACGCCCGGATATAGATTCGATCTATATGGAAGCGGTTACGGCTCTGACAGGGAGGGGCGGATGGCCTATGACCGTTTTCTTGACACCGGAAGGCGCGCCTTTTTACGGCGGTACTTACTTTCCACCCGATAATCGCTATAGTGGGATGGCTAGTTTTCCGCAGATACTTAACACGCTCTCTGATGTTTTCCGTGAACAGCCTGAAGATATTGCGAACAATGCCACCGAGCTAAAAAATATGTTGAACAGCAGTCTGTCAGAGCGGGGTGTACAGACTACAGGAGACCTCAATGTTGCTATGCTCAATTCTGCCACCGAGAATTTAAACGCTCAGTTCGATACTAAAAAGGGGGGCTTGGGTAATGCTCCCAAATTCCCGCAAGCCGCTGCGCTCGATTATGTCTTGAAGAGTTGGAGGCGCAACTCAAGCCGCAAAGTGCTGGAAAACCTGTTGCTTACACTCGACCGGATGGCAATGGGCGGAATGTACGATCAGTTGGGTGGCGGCTTTCATCGCTATTCAACCGATGCCGATTGGTTAGTACCGCACTTTGAAAAGATGTTGTACGATAATTCGCAATTAAGTCTGCTTTACCTAGAAGCCTTCCTTGCAACCGGACGCGGCTTTTATCGCCAGATAGCAGAACATATACTTGAATATATTCAGCGTGAGATGACTTACCCGGAGGGTGGTTTCTACAGTACCCAAGATGCCGATAGTGAGGGCGAAGAGGGTAAATTTTTCGTCTGGAGCAAGCGTGAGATTGAGGAAATCTTAGGGGTAGAAGATGCCGCCGTTATTTGCCGTTTCTATAATGTTAGTGAGCGTGGTAACTGGGAAGGGCATAATATCCTACATGTAACAAGTCCTCTGCAACAGATAGTGCAGGAACTTGGTAAAAGTGAGGATGAAATTGAAGAGGTTCTCGGATTCAGCCTCGACAAGCTATTCGAAGTACGCGAGCAGCGCATAAAACCGGGTAGAGATGAAAAAATCCTGACTTCTTGGAATGGGCTGATGCTCAAATCCTTTGCAGTGGCAGGGCGCGTGTTAGACAATCCCGCTTATATCCACATTGCTAAAAATAACGCCGAGTTTGTATTGAAATATTTGAAGAAAGAAGGACGTTTGCTACGTACTTTCAAAGATGATGTGAAGGGCAAGCAAGCGCGTCTAAACGCTTTCTTGGAGGATTACGCCTTTTTTGCCGATGGCTTACTGGCGCTCTACGAAGCTACTTTTGACCTGCGTTGGTTGGATGAGGCAAACTACCTTGCGGAGGTAATGCTGGAGCAGTTCTGGGATGAGACTATCAAGGGCTTCTATGATACTTCGCTAGACCATGAGCAATTAGTAACCCGACCTCGCAATTATATGGATAATGCTACTCCTTGTGGAAATTCGGTCGCGGTGGAAGTCTTGCTGAAACTGGCGCTGTTTACAGGTCAGGAACTTTATCGCGAAAAGGCGGCGAGTGCGCTGGAAAGTGTCGCGGGCTTGATGCCACGCCAACCACTCGGATTTGGTCGCTGGTTGTCCGCCACCGACTTTTATCTGGGTGAGGCAAAAGAAATTGTGATTGTAGGTGAGCCAGATGCGGCGGATACAAAAGCCTTGTTGCGGGTGATTTATAATGCTTACAACCCCAATAAAGTAGTTATGCTGCTACCGCCGGGACTTGATTCGCAAGTAGTGGCGCGTTACCCGCTTTTGGAAGATCGCAAAATGTTGGACGGTAAGGCTACCGCGTATGTGTGCCAGAATTTCGCTTGCCTGCGTCCAGTTACAACACCCGAAGGGTTAGCCGAACAATTGGGTGTGGCTTTATCTTGA
- a CDS encoding FAD-dependent oxidoreductase — MADITIYGAPWCPDCKRAKKFLNEQRVPYNWVDIDNNPEGQNVVQSYNKGKQIIPTIIFSDNSFLVEPTNAELADKLNLQTSASRPFYDLIVVGSGPAGLTAAIYAAREGMETLVIERSGTGGQAAVTERLDNYPGFSKGITGAAFADELTEQAKRFGVEILQAQEVVEIGVDGEGQAGHEGDHHYVKTGNGDVYCATALVVALGTNYKRLGVEGEEDFIGAGVHFCATCDGPFYKGREIMVVGGGNSAAEEAIGLSKFGSKVTLLVRKEQLAASKVIIDKLNSISNVEVRYNTQIQAFRGEGHLESVTVLNNLNNETYEEKPAAVFVFVGLTPNTGFLKDSAIKMDERGFITTSRTLETSIRGIFAAGDCRAGSTKQVASAVGEGATVALMVREHLKEHDEMVDRAHLVEMTEA; from the coding sequence ATGGCAGATATAACTATATATGGCGCACCGTGGTGTCCCGATTGCAAACGCGCCAAGAAATTTTTAAACGAGCAGCGTGTACCTTACAATTGGGTAGATATTGATAATAACCCGGAAGGACAAAACGTTGTTCAAAGTTATAACAAGGGCAAGCAAATTATTCCCACCATTATTTTCAGCGATAATTCTTTTCTGGTCGAGCCGACCAACGCGGAGCTTGCCGATAAATTAAACCTTCAAACTAGCGCCAGCCGTCCCTTCTACGACCTTATTGTAGTGGGAAGCGGACCCGCCGGGCTAACTGCCGCCATTTACGCCGCGAGAGAGGGCATGGAAACACTGGTAATTGAGCGCAGCGGTACAGGTGGGCAAGCGGCTGTTACCGAACGACTGGATAACTACCCCGGCTTTTCAAAGGGCATAACGGGAGCAGCTTTTGCTGATGAACTGACCGAGCAAGCCAAACGCTTTGGAGTTGAAATCCTGCAAGCGCAAGAAGTGGTCGAAATCGGAGTAGATGGAGAAGGTCAAGCCGGACATGAGGGTGACCATCACTATGTCAAAACCGGAAACGGCGATGTCTATTGCGCGACTGCACTAGTAGTGGCGTTAGGTACTAATTACAAGCGGCTTGGTGTGGAAGGCGAAGAGGATTTCATCGGTGCGGGCGTTCACTTTTGCGCCACCTGTGACGGTCCTTTCTATAAGGGACGCGAGATAATGGTGGTGGGCGGTGGCAACAGCGCGGCAGAAGAAGCCATCGGTTTGAGCAAGTTCGGTTCTAAAGTGACCTTACTGGTACGAAAAGAGCAACTGGCTGCTAGCAAGGTAATTATCGACAAACTGAATTCGATATCCAATGTTGAAGTTCGCTATAACACACAGATTCAAGCTTTCAGGGGTGAAGGGCATCTTGAATCGGTTACGGTGCTGAACAACTTGAACAATGAAACTTACGAGGAAAAACCAGCAGCGGTCTTCGTATTTGTCGGTCTAACTCCGAATACGGGCTTTTTGAAGGACTCGGCAATTAAAATGGATGAGCGCGGCTTTATAACTACCAGCCGAACTCTGGAGACCTCGATACGCGGTATTTTCGCGGCAGGGGATTGCCGAGCGGGCAGCACCAAACAAGTTGCCAGCGCAGTTGGCGAAGGCGCGACGGTTGCTTTGATGGTACGCGAGCACCTCAAGGAACATGACGAAATGGTAGACCGCGCACATTTGGTAGAAATGACTGAAGCCTAG
- a CDS encoding HD domain-containing protein: protein MLTSRFEDALVFATKLHSRQTRKGSETPYVAHLLAVASIVLEHGATEDQAIAALLHDAVEDQGGLETLELIRQKYGEAVAQIVLGCSDSFEIPKPPWRERKEKYLEHITQASSSILLVSAADKLHNARSTLNDFRTYQHDVWQRFRGGMDGILWYFRALVEQFRGRVPESLLRELDLVVSNLEKEALEGRN from the coding sequence GTGCTAACTTCGCGTTTTGAGGATGCGCTTGTCTTTGCTACTAAACTTCACAGCAGGCAAACTCGTAAAGGTTCTGAGACTCCCTATGTTGCCCATTTGTTGGCGGTGGCGAGTATTGTGCTGGAACATGGCGCAACTGAGGATCAGGCAATCGCTGCGTTATTGCACGATGCAGTCGAAGATCAAGGAGGGTTGGAGACCCTAGAATTGATCCGGCAAAAATATGGTGAGGCAGTGGCGCAGATAGTGTTAGGTTGTTCAGACTCTTTCGAGATACCAAAACCACCTTGGAGAGAGCGCAAGGAGAAATATCTGGAACATATCACGCAGGCTTCTTCCTCCATTTTGCTTGTTTCAGCAGCTGATAAGCTGCATAACGCCCGTTCGACTCTGAACGATTTCCGTACCTATCAACATGATGTATGGCAGCGGTTTCGCGGAGGGATGGATGGGATACTGTGGTATTTCCGAGCGTTAGTTGAGCAGTTTCGAGGACGAGTACCGGAAAGCTTGCTGCGTGAACTTGATTTGGTGGTAAGCAACTTGGAAAAAGAGGCACTTGAAGGGCGAAACTAA